In the genome of Vicia villosa cultivar HV-30 ecotype Madison, WI linkage group LG7, Vvil1.0, whole genome shotgun sequence, one region contains:
- the LOC131616936 gene encoding uncharacterized protein LOC131616936, which translates to MIGSRDISDHCPVWLIINKEDWGPKPFLFNNEWFSDKDFIPFVKKEWLALKLNGRGDFVLKEKLRLIKDRLTWWNKNIFGKYDLEVEEGVRVLNASDDNEGWDEEEQARKSMASKKIWLNLKIKENMLIQKAKLKWLNDGDNNSKYFHRVLKDRRNRNHISNISTSGGLVESVKEVKEAVKTHFEEKFKEEIYDRPTLDGIFLSSLSLEERSGLEDPFTELEVKEAVWNCDGSKSPGPDGFSLLFFKRC; encoded by the coding sequence ATGATTGGTTCGAGGGATATTTCGGACCATTGTCCGGTTTGGTTGATTATTAATAAAGAGGATTGGGGACCCAAACCGTTTTTGTTTAACAATGAGTGGTTCTCCGATAAAGACTTTATTCCTTTTGTTAAAAAAGAATGGTTGGCTTTGAAGTTAAATGGGAGAGGGGACTTTGTTTTGAAAGAGAAACTTCGTCTTATCAAGGATAGGTTGACATGGTGGAATAAAAACATTTTTGGTAAGTATGACTTGGAAGTAGAGGAAGGTGTTAGGGTCTTGAACGCTTCGGATGATAATGAGGGATGGGATGAAGAGGAGCAAGCTAGAAAATCAATGGCTAGTAAGAAGATTTGGTTGAACCTTAAGATTAAGGAGAATATGCTTATTCAAAAGGCTAAACTAAAGTGGTTAAATGATGGTGATAACAATAGCAAGTATTTTCATAGAGTTTTGAAGGATAGGAGGAATAGGAATCATATAAGCAATATAAGTACAAGCGGAGGTTTGGTGGAATCGGTCAAGGAGGTCAAGGAGGCGGTTAAAACACACTTTGAAGAAAAATTTAAAGAAGAGATTTATGATAGACCAACCTTAGACGGCATATTTCTTAGCTCTTTGAGTTTGGAAGAAAGGAGTGGTTTGGAGGATCCTTTTACGGAATTAGAGGTCAAGGAGGCGGTGTGGAATTGTGATGGTTCTAAgagtccgggtccggatggttTCTCTCTCTTATTTTTCAAGAGATGTTGA
- the LOC131616893 gene encoding root meristem growth factor 10-like has translation MYLTLSLFILLLSFNVCTSRILVELEGASNIHINISEKVSKSMEKEPLESNGETKTEDMKVKKNIGVVQVKHMKQEVSRHVPRKSGVSVSWLVPHRKEGKNPGFYSDYSRPRTRPPSHN, from the exons ATGTACCTCACATTATCCCTTTTTATTTTGTTACTTTCCTTTAATGTTTGCACTTCTCGCATTCTTGTAGAACTTGAAGGGGCATCCAATATCCACATCAACATTTCTGAAAAG GTGTCAAAGAGTATGGAGAAAGAGCCTTTAGAATCAAATGGAGAAACAAAAACAGAAGACATGAAAGTTAAGAAAAATATTGGAGTTGTCCAAGTGAAACACATGAAACAAGAGGTTTCAAGGCATGTTCCAAGAAAATCAGGTGTATCAGTTTCTTGGTTAGTGCCTCATAGAAAAGAGGGTAAAAACCCAGGATTTTATTCGGATTATTCTAGACCAAGGACACGCCCTCCTTCTCACAATTGA